Within Streptomyces albofaciens JCM 4342, the genomic segment CGGCCGGGTCGTCGTCCTGGCGCCGGTGGCGGCCGGCGGCGGGCCGATCGCCACCGCGCGGTCGCAGGGGGCGGCCCTGGCGCGGCGCGGTGCGCGGGTGAGCGTCATCGTTCCCGACCGCACGGCCCGCGCCGCCTTCGGCCGCAACGTCCTGGATCCGGCCAAACGCGCCGCCGCGGCCCGCGCCGGCCGCCGTCAGGCCGCGGCGCACGCCAGGGAAGTCCGGGCGGTGTGGGAGGAGTGAAGCAGGGGGCGGACGGGGCGGGGCCGCCGTTACGGGCGCGACGCGGCCGGTCCGACGGGGGTCGGAGCGCGCCCCCGTACCGGCACAATAGGACGGTGGACGAAGCAGCCGGGCGGATACGGGACACGCGGGCCGAGGGCGGGACGGCCGGAGCGGCCGGGACAGCTGGGACAGCCGGGACAGCCGGGGCGGCACCCGGCCCGGAAGCGGGCCCCGAAGCGGAACCAGTGGTACCAGCGCAACCCAACCCGCTCGACCCCGGCCCCGACTCCGACCCTGGCCCGGACTCTGACTCCGGCCTCGACTCCGACCCTGGCCCGGACTCTGACTCCGGCCCCAACTCCGACCCTGGCCCGGACTCTGACTCCGGCCTCGACTCCGCCCCCAGCCCCGGCCCCGCCCCCGGCCTGGACTCCGGCTCCGGCCCGGACTCCGGCTCCGGCCCCAACTCCGCCCCAGGTCCCGACCCCATCCCCGTAACCCGCCCCGTCGACTGCGGCACCGCCAAGCTGATGCCGGACGTGGACCGTGCGCGCGCCTGGCTGCTGACCGTGGACGGTGCCCCGCAGTCGTACGTCGATCTCGACGCGCCGACCGAGCTGGAATTCGAGTACGCGCGCCGGCTCGCGGCCCTCCTGGACGCGGCCGCCGCTCCCACCGAGCCGGTCGACGTGCTGCACCTGGGAGGCGGGGCGCTGACGCTGCCGCGTTATCTCGCCGCGACCCGTCCGGGCTCCCGCCAGGACGTCGTCGAGGCCGACCGGGGGCTGCTCGCGCTGGTCGCCGAACATCTGCCGCTGCCCCCGGACAGCGGCATCGCGGTGCGGGCCGAGGACGCCCGTACGGCCCTGGAAGCGGCGCCGGAGCGGAGCGCGGACGTGATCGTGGCGGATGTCTTCGGGGGCTCGCGGGTGCCCGCGCACCTGGCCTCGGTCGAGTACGCGCGTGCCGCCGCCCGGGTGCTGCGTCCGGACGGGATCTACGCGGCGAACCTCGCCGACAGCGCGCCCTTCGGCTTCCTGCGGGCCCAGCTCGCCAATTTCGCCACCCTCTTCGACCACCTCTGCGTGATCGCCGAACCCGCCGTGCTGCGCGGCCGCCGCTTCGGCAACATCGTGATGGCCGCGTCCCGTGCCGAACTGCCGCTCACACAGCTGGCCCGGCGCACCGCGGCCGATGTGTTCCCCGCGCGGGTCGAGCACGGCGCC encodes:
- a CDS encoding spermidine synthase: MPDVDRARAWLLTVDGAPQSYVDLDAPTELEFEYARRLAALLDAAAAPTEPVDVLHLGGGALTLPRYLAATRPGSRQDVVEADRGLLALVAEHLPLPPDSGIAVRAEDARTALEAAPERSADVIVADVFGGSRVPAHLASVEYARAAARVLRPDGIYAANLADSAPFGFLRAQLANFATLFDHLCVIAEPAVLRGRRFGNIVMAASRAELPLTQLARRTAADVFPARVEHGAALRRLIGDAVPVHDDQAVPSPRPPDGAFSIG